One genomic window of Pagrus major chromosome 22, Pma_NU_1.0 includes the following:
- the LOC141018087 gene encoding zinc-binding protein A33-like → MAANTSPSEVECTCPVCCDIFKDPVLLLCGHSFCKSCLQEWWRQSRQQTCPVCKEIFQKGQPPRNLALRNLSEALRQERSQRANSKEICTVHSEKLKLFCQDDQQLICLVCRDSQKHKKHNFIPVNEAAESQRTQLKVQLITLKSKLGLFKTNKLNCDKMESHIKLQAQQTEKTIKEEFQKLYQFLRAEEAARIDAVRKEATLKTEAMKIRIVNLTAEISSLTQSIETVEKEMRAEDISFMLNIKSTMERSQCNLPEPEIPSGALIDEAKHLGNLLFTVWMKMRNKIQYTPVILDPNTGNSLLTISELMTRSTKSVKSQPHPENPERLSAEETLGSGGFNSGKHWWDVEVGGYWALGVATKTKWPICPKMWGIYMCVCTDILRELTPRDYVKIVSENSFPQKVRVQLDYDQGILSFFDLDKKTLVHTIRHTFTEPVFPYFGENAKILPAELSVGIRKPR, encoded by the exons ATGGCTGCTAACACGTCACCGTCTGAAGTGGAGTGCACCTGCCCTGTGTGCTGTGATATCTTTAAGGATCCTGTTCTCTTGCTGTGTGGTCACAGCTTCTGTAAGTCCTGTCTTCAGGAGTGGTGGAGACAGAGTAGACAGCAGACGTGCCCGGTCTGCAAGGAAATCTTTCAAAAGGGTCAGCCTCCACGTAATCTGGCACTGAGGAACCTGTCTGAAGCCTTGAGACAAGAGAGGAGTCAGAGAGCTAACTCTAAAGAGATCTGCACTGTGCACAGTGAGAAACTTAAGCTCTTCTGTCAGGACGACCAACAGCTCATCTGTCTGGTCTGTCGGGATTCACAAAAACATAAGAAACACAACTTTATCCCCGTCAACGAAGCAGCAGAATCCCAAAGG ACCCAACTCAAGGTTCAACTGATCACCTTAAAAAGCAAACTGGgcttatttaaaacaaataaactcaACTGTGATAAAATGGAGAGCCACATCAAG CTCCAGGCTCAGCAGACGGAGAAGACGATCAAAGAGGAGTTTCAGAAGCTTTACCAGTTCCTGCGAGCAGAGGAGGCTGCTCGGATTGATGCAGTGAGGAAAGAGGCGACGCTCAAGACTGAGGCAATGAAGATCAGGATTGTAAATCTGACTGCAGAGATCTCCTCCCTCACACAGTCAATTGAAACCGTAGAGAAGGAGATGAGGGCTGAAGACATCTCATTTATGCTG AATATCAAATCTACTATGGAGCG ATCACAGTGCAACCTGCCAGAACCAGAGATTCCATCAGGAGCCCTGATCGATGAGGCCAAACACCTCGGGAACCTGTTGTTCACAGTCTGGATGAAGATGAGGAACAAAATCCAATACA CACCTGTAATTCTGGACCCCAACACTGGCAACTCACTATTGACTATATCAGAACTCATGACCCGTTCAACAAAAAGCGTAAAGAGTCAGCCGCATCCTGAAAATCCAGAAAGGCTGAGTGCCGAAGAAACTCTTGGCTCTGGAGGATTTAACTCTGGTAAACACTGGTGGGATGTGGAGGTGGGGGGTTATTGGGCTCTTGGTGTGGCTACTAAAACCAAGTGGCCAATCTGTCCAAAGATGTGGGGCAtctacatgtgtgtttgcaccGACATTCTGCGTGAACTTACTCCAAGGGATTATGTGAAAATTGTATCTGAAAATTCATTTCCCCAAAAGGTCAGAGTGCAGCTAGATTATGACCAAGGAATACTGTCGTTTTTTGACCTTGATAAGAAAACACTTGTACACACCATCAGACACACTTTCACAGAGCCAGTCTTTCCATACTTTGGTGAGAATGCAAAAATCCTTCCAGCTGAATTGTCAGTGGGAATAAGAAAACCCAGATAA
- the LOC141018124 gene encoding zinc-binding protein A33-like has product MAANASLSEMEWTCPVCCDIFKDPVVLLCGHSFCKSCLQEWWRQSRLRTCPVCKKTFPVGQPLLNLALRNLSDALRQRANSKEICSVHSETLKLFCQDDQQLICLICRDSQKHKKHNCVPVNEAAEAQRTQLKVQLMTLTSEQWSFTSEKEKCDKMESHIKLQAQQTEKTIKEEFQKLYQFLRAEEAARIDAVRKEATLKTEAMKIRIVNLTAEISSLTHSIETVKKEMRAEDISFMLNIKSTMERSQCNLPEPETPSGALIDEAKHLRNLLFTVWKKMKNKIEYTPVTLDPNTASSQLTLSKQMTCSTESDKDQPLPANPERWSDTDVLGSEGFRSGKHSWDVEVGGYWAIGVAARTNNQTSKPWGIYKCDCHVWMHELTPTSGKGGGDVISQDTFPEKVRVQLDYDRGTLSFFDLDRRTVVHTIRHTFTEPVFPYFGANAKILPAEFSVEIRQPR; this is encoded by the exons ATGGCTGCAAACGCATCACTGTCTGAAATGGAGTGGACCTGCCCTGTGTGCTGTGATATCTTTAAGGATCCcgttgtgttgctgtgtggtCACAGCTTCTGTAAGTCCTGTCTTCAGGAGTGGTGGAGACAGAGTAGACTCCGCACATGCCCGGTCTGTAAGAAAACCTTTCCAGTGGGTCAGCCTCTACTTAATCTGGCACTGAGGAACCTGTCTGATGCCTTGAGACAGAGAGCTAACTCTAAAGAGATCTGCAGTGTACACAGTGAGACACTAAAGCTCTTCTGTCAGGACGATCAACAGCTCATCTGTCTGATCTGCCGGGATTCACAAAAACATAAGAAACACAACTGCGTCCCTGTCAACGAAGCAGCAGAAGCCCAAAGG ACCCAACTCAAGGTTCAACTGATGACCTTGACAAGCGAACAGTGGTCATTTaccagtgaaaaagaaaagtgtgataAAATGGAGAGCCACATCAAG CTCCAGGCTCAGCAGACGGAGAAGACGATCAAAGAGGAGTTTCAGAAGCTTTACCAGTTCCTGCGAGCAGAGGAGGCTGCTCGGATTGATGCAGTGAGGAAAGAGGCGACGCTCAAGACTGAGGCGATGAAGATCAGGATTGTAAATCTGACTGCAGAGAtctcctccctcacacactcaATTGAAACCGTAAAGAAGGAGATGAGGGCTGAAGACATCTCATTTATGCTG AATATCAAATCCACCATGGAGCG ATCACAATGTAACCTGCCAGAACCAGAGACTCCATCAGGAGCCCTGATCGACGAGGCAAAACACCTCAGGAACCTGCTGTTCACAgtctggaaaaaaatgaagaataaaatTGAATACA CTCCGGTAACTCTGGACCCCAACACCGCCAGCTCACAATTGACATTATCCAAACAGATGACCTGTTCAACGGAAAGTGACAAAGATCAGCCGCTTCCTGCGAATCCAGAAAGGTGGAGTGATACAGACGTTCTCGGCTCTGAAGGCTTTCGCTCTGGAAAACACAGCTGGGATGTGGAGGTGGGGGGTTATTGGGCTATCGGTGTGGCTGCTAGAACCAACAATCAAACCTCTAAGCCCTGGGGCATCTATAAATGTGATTGCCATGTTTGGATGCATGAACTTACACCAACATCTGGTAAAGGAGGTGGAGATGTTATATCTCAAGATACATTTCCCGAAAAGGTCAGAGTGCAGCTAGATTATGACCGAGGTACTCTGTCATTTTTTGACCTCGATAGGAGAACAGTTGTACACACCATCAGACACACTTTCACAGAGCCAGTCTTTCCATATTTTGGTGCAAATGCAAAAATCCTTCCAGCTGAATTCTCAGTGGAAATAAGACAACCCAGATAA
- the tcf21 gene encoding transcription factor 21, which translates to MSTGSLSDVDDELLDGILKFGSSGKDSNESTEESSNCEGASDAPGKKRKTASRKTAPKGVAQQEGKHVQRNAANARERARMRVLSKAFSRLKTTLPWVPPDTKLSKLDTLRLASSYIAHLRQILANDKYENGFIHPVNLTWPFMVAGKPENDLKEMLNTTRLCGTTAS; encoded by the exons ATGTCCACCGGGTCTCTCAGCGATGTCGACGACGAGCTCTTGGACGGCATCCTCAAGTTCGGCTCCTCGGGTAAAGACTCCAACGAGAGCACGGAGGAGAGCTCCAACTGCGAGGGCGCAAGCGACGCGCCGGGCAAGAAACGCAAGACGGCGTCCCGGAAAACGGCACCCAAGGGTGTGGCGCAGCAGGAGGGCAAGCACGTGCAGAGGAACGCGGCCAACGCGCGGGAGAGAGCCAGGATGCGCGTCCTGTCCAAAGCCTTCTCCCGGCTGAAGACCACCCTGCCCTGGGTACCGCCGGACACCAAGCTCTCCAAACTGGACACGCTGCGCCTGGCGTCCAGCTACATCGCGCACCTCCGGCAGATACTGGCCAACGACAAATATGAAAACGGATTTATCCACCCTGTTAACCTG ACGTGGCCTTTCATGGTCGCAGGTAAGCCGGAGAACGACTTGAAGGAGATGCTGAACACGACGAGGTTATGTGGAACGACGGCGTCCTGA
- the LOC141017983 gene encoding uncharacterized protein, producing MRARLPLLFLLLSLFVSWALEVRASEGGETKPLDFPPNKEQQPDPDSTADRSNYKTTTDPDIWAELRTLRDMVVEQKVELRNVEVRLTETEMQADFTKSDLLLTNVNLEELKKDHANTEARLRTSEKQVEEVKKVNTAQSEELSNVRSRLDASEKQVEELKKVNMELRADLESQAAELLAVDNRVTVSEGELQLLTRRTDDLQYQDEAQEGELTSLTNRMNTTEHQVDSLIEESAKVAFYAALTDSGGVGPYNTPTVLKFSKVFTNVGGAYSPTTGFFTAPVKGVYYFRFTMCGESDYDVMGVKIFHNGESIIFNLQTGYEGHSEYLSNAVILELNVGDELHLVLPVEASAFDNLNNHSTFSGFLLFKL from the coding sequence ATGAGGGCACGTTTACCTTTGCTGTTTTTGCTGCTCAGCCTGTTTGTTTCATGGGCTCTTGAGGTTCGAGCAAGTGAAGGAGGGGAGACCAAACCCCTGGATTTCCCGCCTAACAAAGAGCAGCAACCGGACCCTGATAGCACAGCTGATCGGTCAAACTACAAGACCACCACCGACCCTGACATTTGGGCCGAGCTGAGGACGCTGAGAGACATGGTGGTGGAGCAGAAGGTGGAGCTGAGGAACGTGGAAGTCAGGCTGACGGAGACAGAGATGCAAGCGGATTTTACCAAGTCTGATCTCCTCCTCACTAATGTCaacctggaggagctgaagaaagaTCATGCTAATACAGAGGCGAGACTAAGAACCAGCGAGAAGCAAGTGGAGGAAGTAAAGAAAGTAAACACGGCCCAATCAGAGGAGCTGTCAAATGTCAGATCCAGGCTGGATGCCAGCGAGAAGCAAGTGGAAGAGCTGAAGAAAGTAAACATGGAGCTGAGGGCTGATCTTGAAAGTCAGGCAGCTGAACTGTTGGCCGTTGACAACAGAGTGACTGTCAGCGAGGGTGAGCTGCAGCTCCTGACACGCAGGACGGATGACCTACAGTATCAGGATGAGGCTCAAGAAGGTGAACTTACATCTTTAACGAACAGGATGAACACGACTGAGCACCAAGTGGACAGTCTAATTGAAGAGAGTGCAAAGGTGGCATTTTATGCTGCTTTGACAGACTCTGGAGGTGTAGGGCCTTACAACACTCCAACAGTCCTAAAGTTCAGCAAAGTCTTTACCAATGTTGGTGGTGCTTACAGTCCAACCACTGGCTTCTTCACTGCACCTGTGAAAGGAGTGTACTACTTCAGATTCACAATGTGTGGTGAGTCAGACTATGACGTCATGGGAGTTAAAATATTTCATAACGGTGAATCCATAATATTTAATTTGCAAACTGGGTATGAAGGGCATTCTGAGTACCTGTCGAATGCTGTTATTCTAGAGCTGAACGTCGGTGATGAGCTACACTTGGTCCTCCCAGTAGAGGCTTCAGCCTTTGATAACTTAAACAATCACAGCACATTTAGCGGCTTCCTGCTTTTCAAATTATGA